One Glycine max cultivar Williams 82 chromosome 4, Glycine_max_v4.0, whole genome shotgun sequence DNA segment encodes these proteins:
- the LOC102662616 gene encoding alpha-glucan water dikinase 2 has protein sequence MAPSGSSNNAMAPRVLHFDLIEGMQFAIIISGSLENRNVRIEFQLKNCTGTWILHWGFVFNGNKNWFIPAGNSSGAKSYKQGALQSQFTKNGQIYMLIIELRDPSIHAIEFVLKDGNHDRWLKLNHSNFRIEIPASDAPGISHSDSRIPKNLIEQKAYSRWEGRPISLPQQQKQNYDIALRELPNHLSKGITLTESRNSYLTGGIKPVNDNRDKLRSGIQYSYLNIEDWLQKHSEGHAKGTISTAALIENFIGGTDVLSKQIYHVHNYEIMVFSKTINGNNHIFIAANTKGTTVLHWGVCKSSPSEWLVPPQEIWPENSKLVSGACQSYFRDNFAGNRSFQIVDVNLQKRNFAGIQFVIWTGGYWIKHNGENFFAELKPINPTEKVQYCHGADRSLQNRRGTRADWNISLDEVHGLQASHME, from the exons ATGGCGCCATCTGGGTCAAGCAACAATGCCATGGCTCCTCGTGTTCTTCATTTTGATCTAATTGAAGGAATGCAATTTGCG ATTATTATATCCGGATCATTGGAGAATCGCAACGTGCGAATTGAATTTCAACTCAAAAATTGTACAGGGACTTGGATCCTTCACTGGGGTTTTGTCTTCAATGggaataa GAATTGGTTCATTCCAGCTGGTAATTCTTCTGGAGCAAAATCTTACAAACAGGGTGCATTGCAGTCACAATTTACAAag AATGGACAGATATACATGCTTATAATTGAGTTGCGGGACCCTAGCATACATGCCATTGAGTTTGTTCTGAAAGATGGAAATCACGATAGATG gttgaaattgaaCCACAGCAATTTTCGAATAGAGATACCTGCAAGTGATGCTCCTGGAATATCTCATTCTGATTCTAGAATACCAAAAAATCTGATAGAACAGAAGGCTTATTCACGGTGGGAGGGAAGGCCTATAAGTTTGCCCCAGCAACAGAAg CAAAATTATGATATTGCATTGAGAGAGCTCCCAAATCACTTATCAAAAGGAATAACCTTGACCGAGTCACGGAATAGCTATCTAACTGGAGGAATAAAACCTGTGAATGATAACAGAGATAAACTCAGAAGTGGTATCCAATATTCCTACCTTAATATTGAAGACTGGTTGCAAAAGCATTCTGAAGGGCATGCCAAAGGCACCATATCAACAGCAGCTCTTATAGAGAATTTTATAGGGGGAACAGATGTATTGTCAAAGCAAATATATCATGTTCATAACTATGAGATTATG GTATTTTCAAAAACCATTAATGGCAACAACCACATTTTCATTGCTGCAAACACAAAAGGTACTACGGTGCTTCACTGGGGTGTATGCAAGTCCTCTCCAAGTGAGTGGTTG GTGCCACCACAAGAGATATGGCCAGAAAACTCAAAACTGGTTTCTGGAGCATGTCAAAGCTATTTTAGAGATAACTTTGCAGGGAATAGATCCTTTCAG ATTGTAGATGTCAATTTGCAGAAAAGGAATTTTGCTGGTATTCAATTTGTCATCTGGACAGGTGGATATTGGATTAAACACAATGGGGAAAACTTCTTCGCGGAGCTCAAACCAATCAATCCAACTGAAAAG